In a single window of the Chitinophagales bacterium genome:
- a CDS encoding PKD domain-containing protein, which yields MKKSSTVKALFLLLFLCLIVQSLEVKAQCNFSSEYTTPFGWQSVGTTIGISGGSLNFNQTPGSPQTEHFYRQTVCPLNDDNWQAQFSFRLDTGNLMGHALLFLSNSNTNPSSSPGIGAYIFSDASNPTQLILVAQDNSNFYTSLGGPALEIEQDSIYHIVLERVNMGAARLSVFKDSLRQNPVAGSPIDLSFPGQNIVGLDYVIHGNNDQLPGVDFLTGAIEYLDIKDGCSAKIIGQDTVCSGQNFTYELNTANSYQWNTGESSRQITRSFSADQMLIGTITDTNQCSASDTLQIKVFDMPNAAFTASDYNSSKVPFNVNFTNNSTNANKWFWDFGDGNTSTDENPSHTYNSYGDFTVSLVAIDSSSGCADTAYAQINIEVISADFTSEATVGCGSTVIQFEDLSTGPITNWFWVFGNGSISTDRNPVAIYPNPGTYQVSLTVTDGVNTDTKTINGYIEIGSEASAPIVQFTADTTTSCTNDLSVQFTDQSQNAAAWFWEFGDGDTSHQQNPQHYYDSAGDYSVKLQVTNTLGCVRDTTYEDYIVIDPPRADFNASPSNACGPFTTNFEDLSYSADSIVSWFWDFGDGQTGNTQNPTHLYASTGVYLVTLTIEDENACSDSFTDTLRSGSIKPDADFTAAPSRVCIGEPVQFTDQSIDANQWFWDFGDGGALITQQNPVYSFADTGDYTVTLIACNDGCCDTISKMQDIEVIEPIAVFSADEPVGCSVPHQVQFSDESFSPSNWSWDFGDGNTSSQQNPQHTYQNIGMYTVTLIVQDTITLCQDTFTSNINIDTAQTNFAAFPLNGCTPLLVQFADNSRNPVAWNWDFGNGSTATVRNPLHTYVDSGSYDITLVTEIQNGCRDTLVRSDMITVVEPDIQISASVQSGCAPLTVDFENLTNGTANQFWDFGNGDTSDLKSPTVTFTQPGIYDITLQVEDINGCSNTEIFTQYIEVFDLPELTVSEDTAVCFGSQLDIFASGADTYNWNNGLFGDSIRLTIYTDSTLILTAIDSNSCQGTDTVNIEAMSLPNASAGVNDSVCLGESGTLNASGGDQYLWNEGTSTAQLTETVAVTTLFTVEVTDSNSCTASDSAYIVVRPQPIADAGNNDTICLGETGQLIGSGSGNLSWSNGNTGSLMLDSPLVTTDYVLTVTDVYNCRAFDTASIFVDDFTSAGILKADTICEGDTAVLEVFGGVNYSWSNGSFDAEIFVTPVSNTVYRVTITNDLGCTLTDSVEVVVNPLPNLNIPDASFCLGGYTILDANIGSGASYLWSTGSTTDTIKVHSAGEYTVIAESSFGCQAFDTVQTSVDTALVVELISDSLCDGQVHILDAGNPGASYLWNTGDTTQTIEVDQSGTFTVEVTDPFGCMGFDTADVFFFPRPLADAGADKEICEGDTALLIASGAVDYEWSNGISSDSNYVAPLSNTVYSVIVTDSNGCKDTASVNVQVNPLPVVSAGADVEACFGDTLTLNASGAVNYIWSNGVAQAQNTIIALQDSMLIVQASDTNFCDVFDTVNVFVNPLPVADAGQSDSICLGDTTMLVASGGAFYQWSNGFSNDTIFVSPVNTSIYRVSVSDSFGCTAVDSVEVFVKPVPVANAGSDQQICFGDSVQLTASGGDAYLWSTGDTSAQIKVAPTTDQDYVLEAINNFGCTDFDTVLVEVESQPQLVLTPDTAVCEGSFVELNVSGAATYSWSNGASGSSISVQINSDTVFSVTGTNTFGCVSQDSVEIQSIAPPVISVSNDTAVCIGSTVVLEASGAVNYLWSNGNSGAQISINPLNSNYYTVSANDVKGCTTVDSVYVEVYELPVFELNDQTFCTGGGTTLPGPSGDSQYNWNTGDTSQHIFVNTVGVYTLSVTDSNLCSYTDTAEVSDSSVLVIAIPDQDICSGQIAVLDAGYPDAQHQWSTGDTGMTMTTDSAGIFTVYVQDTFGCEGFDTVEVNLFSNPAVFIGSDTAVCEGTALGFAYSPVGTSIWNGMDTNSVFSFSAATDTMLTIQYIDTNSCQGFDTVNIGVYENPDLELFAPDSACQNSEISLLAAGNGDLKWFNSDTTTSTEVILSQSNYFWAELTDSNTCVTRDSVFVKALQLPQPNAGVDTFVCSGDTINISGSAGVGNLVFWNTGDSTLDISLSPAQSHNLVFFEIDSNNCLGSDTALLEVSALPAITFNGLKSKYCIGDTIAVLDIQPSNGNLSGVGISGFTFDPNAVPLDSTLTLRYEITDTFGCSNSSEKQTIVYPLPEPELSISDTGFCENLTPVSLSGAPFGGQFKGPGVSNDIFIPFYAGAGRHLIQYSFSDSNQCVAADSQYVTVYPLPQPAIDTLPEEVCVDAPALEIGLSHTGGTLQGKGLSGDSLFVPSQAGVGGPYALVYSYTDSNNCSNFTFHEITVKALPVLNFTGVKDVYCEGMDTVLLSASPEGGYFSGLGVDSSTSTLVFDSVLKQSTLSYHYYDSSSSCANSISKTVQQSENPEVNFVNATDSFCADVSFVELRAEPAGGIFSGSGVNNDVFRPQTLVADSSYTLKYTYTDSNNCRSEANARYYIHALPEVAILNEDSFYCQGEIQLVASPEGGYFTGAGQYNGVLYPKEFAPGKYEITYTYQDENACLNKTQRIFEFDNCTSIEANVIDVNLSVYPNPFSSFINIEFGAAKVQRLQLTDISGKVILDRQILDSSGEITLQINEALSDGVYFLGIYTAEQHIVKKLLRQGD from the coding sequence ATGAAAAAGTCTTCTACAGTCAAAGCACTATTTTTGCTGTTGTTTTTATGTTTAATAGTGCAAAGTCTTGAAGTCAAGGCACAATGCAATTTCAGCTCAGAATACACTACTCCATTTGGCTGGCAAAGTGTTGGCACCACAATAGGCATTTCCGGAGGTTCTTTAAATTTTAACCAAACGCCTGGAAGTCCCCAGACTGAGCATTTTTACAGACAGACCGTTTGCCCCTTGAATGACGACAACTGGCAGGCCCAGTTTTCTTTTCGACTGGACACCGGAAATTTAATGGGGCATGCTTTGCTTTTTCTTTCCAACAGTAATACTAACCCATCTTCAAGCCCCGGAATAGGGGCTTATATTTTTTCAGATGCCAGCAATCCCACACAGTTGATATTGGTGGCGCAGGACAACTCCAATTTTTATACTTCCCTGGGAGGACCAGCGCTGGAAATTGAGCAAGATTCAATTTACCATATTGTATTGGAACGTGTGAACATGGGTGCGGCAAGACTTTCTGTTTTCAAAGATTCTTTGCGACAAAATCCAGTAGCAGGAAGTCCTATAGACCTGTCATTTCCCGGTCAGAATATTGTAGGTCTGGATTATGTCATTCATGGCAACAACGACCAGTTGCCCGGTGTTGATTTCCTGACTGGCGCTATTGAATACTTGGATATTAAGGACGGGTGCAGTGCAAAAATTATTGGTCAGGATACGGTATGCTCAGGTCAGAATTTTACTTATGAACTGAATACTGCAAATTCCTATCAATGGAATACCGGTGAATCAAGCCGGCAGATTACAAGATCGTTTTCAGCTGATCAAATGCTGATTGGCACCATAACCGATACCAATCAATGTTCTGCATCCGATACTTTGCAAATTAAGGTTTTTGATATGCCCAATGCTGCATTTACTGCATCTGATTACAATAGTAGTAAGGTGCCCTTTAATGTGAATTTTACCAATAATTCCACCAATGCCAATAAGTGGTTTTGGGATTTTGGTGATGGAAATACATCTACTGACGAAAACCCGTCACATACCTATAATTCATATGGTGATTTTACGGTGAGCCTTGTTGCCATTGACAGTAGTTCGGGCTGTGCAGATACTGCTTATGCGCAGATCAATATTGAAGTAATTTCCGCTGATTTCACCAGTGAAGCTACTGTAGGGTGTGGCTCTACGGTTATACAATTTGAAGATTTATCTACCGGCCCCATAACCAACTGGTTTTGGGTGTTTGGCAATGGTTCAATCTCTACCGACCGAAACCCAGTGGCCATTTACCCCAATCCCGGCACTTACCAGGTTTCGCTGACGGTTACCGATGGGGTAAATACCGATACAAAAACAATAAATGGCTATATAGAAATCGGTTCTGAAGCATCGGCTCCAATTGTACAATTTACAGCCGATACGACTACTTCATGTACCAATGACCTTAGCGTGCAGTTTACAGACCAGTCGCAGAATGCAGCAGCTTGGTTCTGGGAATTTGGCGATGGGGATACTTCGCATCAGCAAAACCCGCAGCATTATTACGATTCGGCAGGAGATTATTCTGTAAAATTACAAGTTACAAACACCCTGGGTTGTGTACGCGACACTACTTATGAGGATTATATTGTGATCGATCCGCCCAGGGCTGATTTCAATGCCAGCCCTTCAAATGCCTGCGGGCCTTTTACCACTAATTTTGAAGATTTGAGTTATTCTGCCGACAGTATCGTTTCCTGGTTTTGGGATTTTGGCGATGGACAAACCGGCAATACACAAAACCCAACCCACCTTTATGCCAGTACTGGTGTTTATCTTGTTACATTGACCATTGAAGATGAAAATGCATGTTCAGATTCTTTTACAGACACTCTTCGATCCGGTTCAATCAAACCCGATGCTGATTTTACAGCAGCACCAAGCAGGGTTTGTATTGGTGAGCCGGTACAGTTTACCGATCAATCCATTGATGCCAACCAGTGGTTTTGGGATTTTGGCGATGGAGGGGCTTTGATTACCCAACAAAACCCGGTTTACAGTTTTGCCGATACTGGTGATTATACCGTTACGCTTATTGCCTGCAATGATGGCTGTTGCGATACCATTTCAAAAATGCAGGACATAGAAGTTATTGAACCTATTGCCGTTTTTTCTGCTGATGAACCGGTTGGGTGTTCAGTACCTCATCAGGTGCAATTTAGCGATGAGTCCTTTTCTCCAAGTAACTGGAGCTGGGATTTTGGAGATGGCAATACTTCATCACAGCAAAACCCCCAACACACCTATCAGAACATTGGCATGTACACTGTCACTTTAATTGTTCAGGATACAATTACTTTATGCCAGGACACTTTTACATCAAACATTAATATTGATACTGCTCAAACAAATTTTGCAGCATTTCCGCTGAATGGTTGTACACCATTATTGGTTCAATTTGCTGATAATTCACGAAATCCTGTTGCCTGGAATTGGGATTTCGGGAATGGAAGCACCGCAACTGTGCGAAATCCATTGCATACTTATGTTGATTCTGGCAGCTATGATATCACTCTTGTGACAGAAATTCAAAATGGATGTCGCGATACGCTTGTGCGCAGTGATATGATCACAGTGGTAGAGCCGGATATTCAAATTTCTGCTTCTGTACAAAGTGGCTGTGCTCCTTTAACTGTGGATTTTGAAAATCTCACAAATGGAACAGCTAATCAGTTTTGGGATTTTGGTAATGGAGATACTTCAGACCTTAAATCACCCACTGTTACTTTTACACAGCCCGGTATTTATGATATTACCCTGCAAGTCGAGGATATTAATGGTTGTAGCAACACGGAAATTTTTACACAATACATTGAAGTATTTGATTTGCCTGAATTGACAGTTTCTGAAGATACGGCTGTGTGTTTTGGTTCTCAACTCGACATATTTGCTTCGGGTGCTGATACTTACAATTGGAACAATGGCTTGTTTGGTGACAGTATTCGCTTGACAATATATACCGACAGTACCTTAATTCTTACCGCTATCGATTCAAATTCATGCCAGGGCACAGATACGGTAAATATTGAAGCAATGTCTTTGCCCAATGCCAGCGCAGGTGTAAATGATTCAGTTTGCCTGGGAGAAAGCGGTACTTTAAATGCATCAGGTGGAGATCAGTATTTGTGGAATGAAGGCACTTCTACTGCTCAATTGACGGAAACAGTAGCAGTTACAACTTTATTTACAGTTGAGGTGACCGACAGCAATTCCTGTACTGCAAGCGATAGCGCTTATATAGTGGTTCGTCCGCAACCCATTGCCGATGCAGGCAATAATGATACGATTTGCCTTGGAGAAACAGGACAGCTTATTGGAAGTGGAAGCGGGAATCTGAGCTGGAGCAATGGCAATACCGGATCCTTGATGCTTGACAGCCCACTGGTGACCACAGATTATGTATTGACCGTTACAGATGTTTACAATTGCCGGGCTTTTGATACAGCAAGTATTTTTGTGGATGATTTTACCAGTGCAGGCATACTAAAAGCAGACACGATTTGTGAGGGAGATACTGCAGTTTTGGAAGTCTTTGGAGGTGTGAATTACAGCTGGAGCAATGGAAGTTTTGACGCTGAAATTTTTGTTACCCCCGTTTCAAATACGGTGTACCGGGTTACCATTACCAATGATCTTGGATGTACCTTGACTGATAGTGTAGAAGTGGTGGTAAATCCCTTGCCCAATTTGAATATCCCTGACGCCAGCTTTTGTTTGGGTGGATATACCATTTTGGATGCAAATATTGGCTCGGGAGCCAGCTATTTGTGGTCAACCGGTTCAACTACCGATACCATTAAAGTACACAGTGCGGGGGAATACACAGTAATAGCGGAAAGTAGTTTTGGATGCCAGGCTTTTGATACTGTACAAACGAGTGTTGATACTGCTCTGGTAGTTGAGCTGATCAGCGATTCACTGTGCGATGGCCAGGTTCATATTTTGGATGCAGGAAATCCCGGAGCCTCATATTTGTGGAACACAGGTGATACAACGCAAACTATAGAGGTAGATCAAAGCGGAACCTTCACCGTAGAAGTTACCGATCCTTTCGGTTGTATGGGTTTTGATACTGCTGATGTGTTTTTCTTTCCGCGCCCTTTAGCTGATGCAGGGGCAGATAAAGAAATCTGCGAAGGTGACACTGCTTTATTGATTGCCAGCGGGGCTGTGGATTATGAATGGAGCAATGGAATAAGCAGCGACAGCAATTATGTTGCTCCTTTATCCAATACTGTTTACAGTGTAATTGTTACCGACAGCAATGGCTGCAAGGATACGGCATCGGTGAATGTACAGGTTAACCCATTGCCTGTTGTTTCAGCAGGAGCTGATGTTGAAGCCTGTTTTGGTGATACTTTGACATTGAATGCGAGTGGTGCAGTGAATTACATATGGAGTAATGGAGTAGCCCAGGCCCAGAATACCATTATAGCTTTACAGGATTCCATGTTGATTGTACAGGCAAGTGATACAAATTTCTGTGATGTATTTGATACTGTTAATGTTTTCGTAAATCCATTACCGGTAGCTGATGCAGGGCAAAGTGACAGCATCTGTTTGGGAGATACCACAATGCTTGTAGCTTCCGGTGGCGCTTTTTATCAATGGAGCAATGGATTTTCAAATGACACCATTTTTGTGAGCCCTGTGAATACCTCCATTTACAGGGTGAGTGTAAGTGATAGTTTTGGATGCACGGCAGTGGATTCTGTTGAGGTATTTGTAAAACCAGTTCCTGTGGCAAATGCGGGTTCCGATCAGCAAATATGTTTTGGGGATTCCGTGCAATTAACTGCAAGTGGTGGTGATGCCTACCTTTGGAGTACAGGTGATACTTCCGCCCAGATCAAAGTAGCTCCCACAACTGATCAAGATTATGTGCTTGAGGCCATCAACAATTTTGGCTGCACTGACTTTGATACGGTATTGGTTGAAGTAGAAAGCCAGCCTCAACTTGTATTGACTCCTGATACAGCTGTTTGTGAGGGAAGTTTTGTCGAATTGAATGTTTCAGGTGCGGCAACTTATTCCTGGAGCAATGGAGCAAGTGGCAGTTCAATTTCTGTACAAATCAATTCGGATACAGTTTTTTCTGTAACAGGAACAAACACTTTTGGATGTGTGAGTCAGGATTCAGTTGAAATACAAAGTATAGCACCTCCCGTAATCAGTGTTTCAAACGATACGGCTGTATGTATTGGAAGTACTGTGGTGCTTGAAGCTTCAGGAGCTGTAAATTACCTGTGGTCAAATGGAAATTCAGGAGCGCAAATAAGCATCAATCCGTTAAATTCAAATTATTATACTGTTTCGGCAAATGATGTAAAAGGTTGTACTACTGTTGATTCCGTATATGTTGAAGTTTATGAGCTGCCGGTGTTTGAATTAAATGACCAGACATTTTGCACCGGTGGAGGAACCACATTGCCTGGGCCTTCCGGTGATTCCCAATACAACTGGAATACAGGCGATACTTCACAGCATATTTTCGTGAATACGGTTGGGGTTTATACGCTTTCCGTCACGGATTCCAATTTGTGCAGCTATACGGATACTGCCGAGGTCAGTGACAGTTCGGTTTTGGTAATTGCAATTCCCGACCAGGATATATGCAGTGGACAGATTGCTGTATTGGATGCCGGATATCCTGATGCGCAACATCAATGGTCAACGGGAGACACTGGGATGACCATGACAACAGATTCAGCAGGAATATTTACCGTTTATGTGCAGGATACTTTTGGTTGTGAAGGTTTTGATACTGTTGAGGTCAATTTATTCAGCAACCCTGCTGTCTTTATTGGGAGTGATACTGCTGTTTGTGAAGGCACTGCACTGGGCTTTGCATACAGTCCTGTGGGCACTTCAATCTGGAATGGCATGGATACCAATTCGGTCTTTTCATTTAGCGCAGCTACTGATACCATGCTTACAATTCAATACATCGACACCAATTCCTGCCAGGGTTTTGATACGGTTAATATTGGTGTTTATGAAAATCCTGACCTGGAATTGTTTGCCCCCGATTCTGCCTGCCAGAATTCAGAAATATCTTTATTGGCAGCAGGCAATGGAGATTTAAAATGGTTTAACAGCGATACGACTACTTCTACAGAGGTGATTTTATCCCAAAGCAATTATTTCTGGGCAGAACTCACAGATTCCAATACCTGTGTTACAAGAGATTCAGTATTTGTAAAAGCATTGCAATTGCCACAGCCCAATGCGGGTGTGGATACTTTTGTTTGTTCCGGTGATACCATAAATATCAGCGGAAGTGCAGGAGTTGGCAATCTGGTTTTTTGGAACACCGGTGATTCAACGCTTGATATCAGTTTGAGCCCGGCACAGTCACACAATTTGGTCTTTTTTGAAATCGACAGCAATAATTGCCTGGGATCTGATACTGCATTGCTTGAAGTTTCGGCATTGCCTGCGATTACTTTCAATGGTTTGAAATCAAAATATTGTATTGGAGATACCATTGCGGTATTGGACATTCAACCTTCTAATGGAAATTTAAGCGGAGTGGGAATCTCTGGATTTACATTTGATCCCAATGCAGTTCCTTTGGACAGCACATTGACATTGAGGTATGAAATTACCGATACTTTCGGTTGCAGCAATAGCAGTGAAAAACAAACCATTGTGTATCCTTTGCCGGAACCTGAACTGAGTATATCGGATACCGGTTTTTGTGAAAATCTTACGCCTGTTAGTTTGAGCGGAGCTCCCTTTGGTGGCCAATTCAAAGGCCCGGGCGTAAGCAATGATATTTTCATTCCTTTCTATGCAGGGGCAGGTAGGCATCTGATACAATACAGCTTTTCTGACAGCAACCAATGTGTAGCGGCAGATTCACAGTATGTTACAGTCTATCCATTGCCTCAACCCGCAATTGATACTTTGCCTGAGGAAGTTTGCGTGGATGCACCTGCTTTGGAAATTGGGCTGAGCCATACGGGAGGCACATTGCAGGGTAAAGGACTGTCCGGTGATTCGCTGTTTGTTCCTTCCCAAGCTGGGGTTGGAGGGCCTTATGCCTTGGTATATTCCTATACCGATTCTAATAATTGCTCCAATTTCACCTTTCATGAAATTACTGTAAAAGCATTGCCTGTACTGAATTTCACAGGAGTAAAAGATGTCTATTGTGAAGGTATGGATACTGTGTTGCTTTCAGCAAGTCCGGAAGGTGGTTATTTCAGCGGATTGGGTGTGGATTCCTCAACTTCAACTTTAGTATTTGATTCAGTGCTTAAGCAAAGTACGCTTAGTTATCATTATTACGATAGCAGCAGTAGCTGTGCCAATAGTATTTCAAAAACAGTACAACAATCTGAAAACCCGGAAGTCAATTTTGTGAATGCTACGGATAGTTTCTGTGCTGATGTTTCTTTTGTAGAACTCCGGGCTGAACCTGCCGGTGGTATATTTAGCGGCAGCGGGGTGAATAATGATGTTTTTAGACCTCAAACTTTGGTAGCGGATTCAAGCTACACTTTAAAATATACTTATACTGATTCCAACAATTGCCGATCTGAAGCAAATGCAAGATATTATATACATGCCTTGCCAGAAGTAGCAATTTTAAATGAAGATTCATTTTATTGCCAGGGGGAAATCCAACTGGTAGCAAGTCCTGAAGGTGGATACTTTACAGGTGCCGGTCAATATAATGGCGTGTTGTATCCTAAAGAATTTGCTCCAGGAAAATATGAAATTACATATACATACCAGGATGAAAATGCATGCCTGAACAAAACCCAAAGAATTTTCGAGTTTGATAACTGCACTTCAATTGAAGCCAATGTTATAGACGTAAACCTAAGTGTTTATCCCAATCCATTCAGTTCATTTATAAATATAGAATTTGGAGCAGCAAAAGTACAAAGACTTCAATTGACTGATATCAGCGGCAAAGTGATCCTGGATCGGCAAATATTGGATTCATCGGGTGAAATTACACTGCAAATCAACGAAGCACTTAGTGATGGTGTTTATTTTCTTGGCATTTATACTGCCGAACAGCACATTGTTAAAAAACTCCTCAGGCAAGGCGATTGA